A window from Diachasmimorpha longicaudata isolate KC_UGA_2023 chromosome 5, iyDiaLong2, whole genome shotgun sequence encodes these proteins:
- the LOC135163191 gene encoding uncharacterized protein LOC135163191 isoform X3: MGRETRPLGRARPGKLYFFVAGCFLLLVPVINGQDDGRDYARPAEHYGNSNVEFKMLEEGEGRRFNLATRVMSNGVEVIVAGPTPALRWENSNPQPTLTLSDAVVMMMPQEDPNEFVTKTCTTTFTYLNTITKDGTTIVSTDQQVVANTATEERHRKPGSESAAVTLEASPTLRTEVFKTTYTYLTLNAEHPNADDALGSSQKVIANTVTAPQHYLDMILEPSESHSPAQTNTYLSTRLLEKTFVEDGVTKIATLSDTITRLIITESAPPPPRPISVTTTLTALDNPEDSLTDIMKTYYITYTYANTYLEKGTPVVRTNVATSTDVTVEKVPKKTTSPQDIVSPITSTANSDPIKIFATKTYLTTFTYFTTLLQAGADGETSTTISSRSHVVENVVTESIAPSLLNSGYMNLLTTTHRSDPVQNIVTGSTIIFFDDEDQIYPSSTANHPSPSALPDSSLEHTSEVPEDPGSKPGASSDNHSDKNDDMEDSEMSGSENDEVQTELEEGSERPVSGLLSLGSLGINGLSALGPVITAMAGLLQGKPSSNNRRNDTSLPTTPPPPPKDTSNANVNVNGNINHLNQITTQRSPIYIPVSEFADGDIETAESQNIVTQLSNPNFIPETRHKVAASLVDGIPISPGEIITANSDVIIGKPGKLSPRPPQTYEDSGQVSGLKPPPVSVPNIPVHPVLEVLRDEGDTKPYHSLPQKKISDLLNKKIPPRTSSKHDILENDPLLRPPGRPNIEKYANPNINHKEPQWLSDKSRKPWSSKDPIILPPPPPSTPPAPSRLDSHPHVYHHQDEPTRPAWAQKDPIVSVDRLEIYSPSQQVAVKPPTLTESSEPIIHQVPHVIDRSTGQPLLVNIQPSQVANVVIPQGGTQALIFGDTSEPHISGQYFDDPSPYPEPEIPLELDKVDENISHYMLPPPNPSGSYKLPGNNYLHTIPISNSKIQGNFYDIVKPEKTPSDIRLIQRPDIHGQSQGHVHTEILVHHSPDNLNMRQQTAQNSQGSIYVDLSPPPPPRVDYHQPPVNIEHLPPRRSEPPSLEYPSHNYHRFNYHGHEKQINKTLENEVMKQKWKSDRHKTRVQHRPRPSVLRRPYPSHGGKIKFPGRPQLPKYPQVPIENLHKLGNNKETQEKPSGGAIGYQHPLTHIHHHHHHVVQPQQPQVVQPLQPQVVQSQQPQVVQLPLDISPPEIQNFGQILPPENEAEIWSGTQTEKTIDSAAEESEDRPMGYPKGAEGQEGHGLHGENQEIYQEDQQAQGQQEEQTVPVLQIEESHPVTEESPSTEMPSSVEGANAQPDFYDYEIQMSPGGQESSAIPEDHNAEHQEPEAPLNDHQAHEVQHQDHVEPAQEFPSTSKPSMDSPDNYEVIEGVAIPQFDSKTLYEFPSDDTIDLKPPVEPPRRISTPDGTEEPLQIYPEPHPPGGHARPPTHWDGQDSQQNYQNRKNLTQVPSTYFTSQPSPQSMNKKYINTETLRKPEVSPSTRPHPAYPYIITKPPVVPRPVLISSEPPTKTNQEVLKDHRPPSRPIIMQPAMHINKEKAPETLETAFQTNFASADDVAHVPQISKPQQKQKTHHRIDSKVPSEDMMPPPQVKPLPPPKDSQNHEDDDLKPPPVDTNVLGMSPPPVSLIPSGRQPPKYIPLKDSSKVVGETPPPPPPPPPPPSPSRPSYSMVPPTYPRPTKSRPYLVQLLSQDMVPPPVIESSRIEIATVRPAIAVSGSIQIGTAVATSHIPVMQDVESTIPIVHGTVDLPVVMDVSDIMKTITETRKPELISVYTVRPFETRQLASKVSVQPTQILTTLVMPTRIRTAPSHRETHKKINPSSSVRPQVHITRVNPAFGPRKSVILEGSRHSVSTRISPTPTKSLNHFSNFPANSTTSRNIDITSVRRGSSSTQVRVDSFAEMKPKAVTHFKTLTVTRTETSVVGSPPTTRTLLLTSTITSTIVETVTETLLRPTSVVVTSVTTVLQSAQSTASVYDTYNSPDNLDSIFVVMSDQNPPSPGAEEVEAEYGGEEEVSRDEQDTTGNEIHRVLSGGILGAPVVPSVSHPPMLQECKPECRGFKSEVCATVGGKPRCICRPGFARMFPDRPCKPTYTYTMKLPLERVGREEIKYEKMVLNNTSSSGFKRLVSSAQEALDRTLMQSDLRDIYRGVVITRFHKSEDHPAEVEFHVQLTDNAHEATLKETMKKYLMSSNYSLGGTHVFASPNLAMIDARDFDECTTEEGAPHHDCSPHAACFNIRGSYQCSCKEGWADLSENPTYPGRICSQAPLGCARCNNKGNCIGNSYGQEVCECFPWHSGQRCQVNLKVLLIALVTTGAILLGLLGVCLALACFRTPRLAAHKLKKGRLSGDKRAMISSVNGGDTSSEGSVADLAIPHHVPHVLPPPPRANAPVPPLPPAPPKETQKGKGRHNYAKHHQKKYSGEVGGEDQRGLSVMIPRAKYRSMGQGQYKQPITSFSADEHKLISYLEGSNRKQSLASTTKEFMKRDFEESTIRVVKSPPNTGALVSAGFQVSATVTRAADDDSTIGEGTLEPSTLKTLRSVDYQDGTSTLARSCEATTIQATTKLIRLDLAEDDGENSGKQNSRGSKDTRDARDSASEGPITAERDLGSTLRLRHTPLYNPDRAVSDRDSNFDSL; this comes from the exons GAAATTCTAATGTAGAATTTAAAATGCTGGAAGAGGGTGAGGGTAGACGTTTCAACCTCGCGACTAGAGTTATGTCTAACGGCGTGGAGGTGATAGTCGCCGGGCCAACGCCGGCATTGCGATGGGAAAATTCCAATCCTCAGCCGACGTTGACCCTCTCGGATGCTGTGGTAATGATGATGCCTCAGGAGGATCCTAATGAATTCGTTACGAAGACCTGTACTACAACTTTCACCTATTTGAATACAATAACGAAGGACGGAACGACGATTGTGTCTACCGATCAACAG GTCGTGGCAAATACAGCAACAGAGGAGCGTCACCGAAAGCCAGGTTCTGAGTCGGCTGCAGTGACCCTGGAAGCTTCCCCCACGTTAAGAACAGAGGTCTTCAAAACCACCTACACATATCTTACCCTCAATGCAGAGCATCCAAACGCAGATGATGCCCTTGGGAGCAGCCAAAAGGTGATTGCCAATACAGTGACAGCACCGCAGCACTACCTGGATATGATTCTGGAGCCATCTGAGTCACATTCACCAGCTCAAACGAATACTTACCTCAGTACCAGGCTCCTCGAGAAAACATTCGTCGAGGATGGGGTGACGAAAATAGCGACACTCAGTGATACCATTACGCGA TTGATTATCACGGAGTCGGCGCCCCCTCCGCCCCGTCCCATAAGCGTCACCACGACTCTGACAGCTCTGGACAACCCAGAGGACTCCCTAACAGACATAATGAAGACCTACTACATAACTTACACGTACGCCAACACCTACCTTGAGAAAGGAACACCAGTGGTCCGGACCAACGTGGCCACCTCCACCGACGTCACAGTGGAGAAAGTACCGAAGAAGACGACGTCCCCTCAGGATATCGTCTCTCCGATTACCTCCACAGCGAACTCAGATCCCATCAAAATCTTCGCCACGAAGACCTACCTGACGACCTTCACCTACTTCACGACGCTCCTTCAGGCAGGAGCCGACGGTGAAACATCCACAACCATTTCCTCCCGCTCTCACGTAGTAGAGAACGTCGTCACCGAGTCCATTGCGCCCAGTTTACTCAACTCGGGATACATGAATCTCCTGACAACAACTCATCGTTCGGATCCGGTGCAGAATATCGTCACAGGCTCTACCATAATATTCTTCGATGATGAGGATCAGATCTATCCGTCGTCTACTGCTAACCATCCGTCTCCTTCAGCATTGCCGGATTCTTCGTTGGAACATACCAGTGAAGTTCCAG AAGACCCTGGCTCGAAACCCGGAGCGAGCTCCGATAACCACAGCGACAAGAACGACGACATGGAGGACTCCGAAATGAGTGGCTCTGAGAACGACGAGGTCCAGACAGAACTCGAGGAAGGTTCAGAGCGTCCGGTATCAGGCCTGCTAAGTCTGGGTTCCCTAGGAATCAACGGCCTGTCCGCTCTCGGTCCCGTCATAACCGCAATGGCCGGTCTCCTTCAAGGCAAACCATCGTCCAACAACCGAAGGAATGACACTTCCCTCCCGACAACTCCACCTCCTCCCCCAAAGGACACTAGCAACGCAAATGTCAACGTCAATGGAAACATCAATCACTTGAATCAAATTACCACCCAACGCTCGCCGATCTACATTCCAGTCTCGGAATTCGCCGACGGTGACATTGAAACAGCAGAGAGTCAGAATATAGTAACACAGCTGTCAAATCCCAACTTCATCCCGGAGACAAGGCACAAAGTGGCTGCGAGCCTCGTGGACGGTATTCCAATCTCACCAGGTGAGATAATAACAGCGAACAGTGACGTAATCATCGGAAAGCCTGGGAAGCTATCACCCAGACCCCCCCAGACATATGAGGATAGTGGACAAGTGAGTGGCCTGAAGCCTCCACCAGTGTCCGTCCCAAACATTCCAGTCCACCCAGTCCTGGAGGTACTGCGGGATGAGGGAGACACGAAGCCGTACCACTCTCTTCCACAGAAAAAGATCTCCGACctgttgaacaaaaaaatccccccTAGAACATCATCGAAGCATGATATCTTGGAGAACGATCCGCTGCTAAGACCTCCAGGCAGACCGAACATCGAGAAGTACGCGAATCCCAATATAAATCACAAGGAGCCACAGTGGTTATCGGATAAATCTCGAAAGCCTTGGAGTTCAAAGGATCCGATAATCTTGCCGCCTCCCCCGCCCTCAACGCCCCCAGCACCATCAAGACTAGACAGTCATCCCCACGTATACCATCACCAGGACGAGCCGACAAGGCCGGCGTGGGCGCAGAAGGATCCGATAGTCAGTGTGGACAGGCTGGAAATCTATTCCCCCAGCCAACAAGTGGCAGTTAAACCCCCAACGTTGACTGAGTCATCTGAGCCGATAATTCATCAAGTGCCTCACGTAATCGACAGATCGACAGGACAGCCACTACTGGTGAACATCCAGCCGAGCCAAGTTGCCAACGTGGTAATCCCCCAGGGCGGCACTCAAGCCCTGATATTTGGTGACACGAGTGAACCGCACATCAGTGGACAGTACTTCGATGATCCCTCCCCGTATCCTGAGCCGGAGATCCCTCTGGAGCTCGACAAAGTTGATGAAAACATATCACACTACATGCTGCCCCCTCCAAACCCATCGGGGAGCTACAAACTACCTGGCAATAATTACCTTCACACTATACCAATATCGAATTCGAAAATCCAGGGGAACTTCTACGACATTGTCAAGCCGGAGAAAACACCCTCTGACATAAGGCTAATTCAACGACCGGATATTCATGGCCAGAGCCAGGGACACGTGCACACGGAGATCCTGGTGCATCATTCGCCTGACAATTTGAACATGAGACAGCAAACAGCCCAGAACAGTCAGGGTTCGATTTATGTCGACCTGTCGCCCCCTCCGCCCCCCAGGGTGGATTATCACCAGCCACCGGTAAACATCGAGCACCTACCACCCAGGAGAAGTGAGCCACCATCACTGGAGTACCCCAGCCACAACTACCATCGATTCAATTACCACGGCCACGAGAAACAAATCAACAAGACACTGGAAAATGAGGTAATGAAGCAAAAGTGGAAGAGCGACAGGCACAAGACTCGAGTGCAGCACCGTCCGAGGCCGTCGGTGCTGAGGAGGCCTTATCCCTCTCACGGAGGGAAGATTAAGTTTCCAGGGAGACCTCAGCTACCGAAGTATCCACAGGTCCCCATCGAGAACCTCCATAAGCTGGGGAATAACAAGGAAACTCAGGAGAAGCCATCGGGTGGAGCGATTGGGTACCAACATCCCCTGACCCACATTcaccatcaccatcaccatGTAGTGCAGCCGCAACAGCCACAAGTGGTGCAGCCACTACAGCCACAAGTAGTGCAGTCGCAACAGCCACAGGTGGTGCAGTTACCTCTGGACATCAGTCCGCCCGAAATTCAAAACTTTGGCCAGATTTTGCCACCTGAGAATGAAGCTGAGATCTGGTCTGGGACGCAGACGGAGAAAACTATCGACTCAGCGGCTGAGGAGTCCGAGGACAGGCCGATGGGATATCCTAAGGGTGCAGAGGGTCAGGAAGGGCACGGGTTGCATGGCGAAAATCAAGAGATTTATCAAGAAGATCAACAGGCCCAGGGACAGCAGGAAGAACAAACAGTTCCAGTCCTCCAGATTGAAGAGAGTCATCCTGTGACAGAAGAATCACCGTCGACTGAAATGCCTTCCTCTGTTGAAGGGGCCAACGCTCAACCAGATTTCTATGACTATGAAATCCAAATGTCTCCGGGAGGCCAAGAGTCTTCAGCTATTCCTGAAGACCATAATGCCGAACATCAGGAACCCGAAGCCCCTCTCAATGATCACCAAGCTCATGAAGTCCAACATCAGGACCACGTGGAGCCTGCTCAAGAGTTCCCGAGCACCTCGAAACCTTCAATGGACAGTCCTGACAATTACGAAGTAATCGAAGGAGTTGCGATTCCTCAGTTCGATTCTAAAACGTTATATGAATTCCCCTCCGACGACACCATCGACCTAAAGCCACCAGTGGAGCCTCCAAGAAGGATATCAACCCCTGATGGTACGGAGGAACCCCTCCAGATATATCCCGAGCCGCATCCGCCAGGAGGTCACGCCCGTCCGCCCACTCACTGGGATGGCCAAGACAGCCAGCAAAACTACCAGAATCGCAAGAACTTGACACAAGTCCCATCCACGTACTTCACCTCTCAACCAAGCCCTCAATCGATGAACAAGAAGTACATAAACACCGAGACCCTGAGGAAGCCAGAAGTCAGTCCATCAACTCGACCACACCCCGCCTATCCCTACATCATCACGAAGCCGCCGGTAGTGCCTCGTCCCGTGTTAATCTCTTCTGAGCCGCCCACTAAGACCAACCAAGAGGTCCTTAAGGACCACAGACCGCCCTCTCGACCAATCATAATGCAGCCAGCGATGCACATCAACAAGGAAAAAGCCCCGGAGACCCTGGAGACAGCCTTCCAGACGAACTTCGCGTCTGCCGACGATGTGGCCCATGTGCCACAAATATCAAAGCCACAGCAGAAGCAGAAGACCCACCACAGAATCGACTCGAAGGTTCCGTCAGAGGACATGATGCCACCGCCTCAGGTGAAGCCGCTACCCCCTCCGAAGGACTCGCAGAACCACGAAGATGATGATCTCAAACCACCGCCAGTTGACACAAATGTCTTGGGTATGTCGCCTCCGCCAGTTTCCCTGATACCAAGTGGTCGTCAGCCTCCCAAGTACATTCCCCTCAAGGACTCCAGCAAGGTCGTCGGAGAAaccccaccaccaccaccacctccacctCCTCCCCCCAGTCCCTCCAGACCAAGTTACTCGATGGTACCGCCCACATACCCAAGACCAACGAAATCCAGACCTTACCTAGTGCAGCTGCTGTCTCAGGACATGGTACCACCACCTGTCATCGAGTCCTCGAGAATTGAAATAGCAACAGTGCGACCGGCGATCGCCGTATCGGGGTCCATTCAAATTGGCACAGCTGTAGCAACGAGTCATATTCCAGTTATGCAGGACGTCGAGTCAACGATACCAATTGTCCATGGCACAGTGGATCTTCCTGTGGTGATGGACGTGTCCGACATCATGAAGACCATCACAGAGACGAGGAAGCCGGAGTTGATAAGTGTTTATACGGTAAGACCCTTCGAGACTCGTCAGTTGGCGTCCAAGGTGTCAGTGCAGCCGACTCAGATCTTGACGACCCTGGTGATGCCAACGAGGATAAGAACAGCGCCGAGCCACAGAGAGACGCACAAGAAGATCAATCCGTCGTCGTCTGTGCGACCGCAGGTGCACATCACTCGGGTGAATCCGGCCTTCGGTCCTCGGAAGTCAGTTATCCTCGAGGGTAGTCGTCACAGTGTGTCTACTAGGATCTCACCAACACCCACCAAGTCCCTCAATCACTTCAGCAATTTCCCCGCCAACTCCACCACCTCCCGGAACATCGACATCACGTCGGTGAGGAGAGGCTCGTCATCGACGCAAGTACGTGTCGACAGCTTCGCAGAGATGAAACCAAAGGCGGTAACACATTTCAAGACGTTGACGGTTACCAGGACAGAAACGTCCGTTGTAGGCTCACCACCGACGACGAGGACGCTCCTGTTAACCAGCACCATAACGTCGACAATCGTGGAGACCGTCACGGAGACGTTGCTTCGGCCGACGAGTGTCGTCGTAACGTCTGTGACAACTGTCCTTCAATCTGCCCAGTCAACAGCAAGTGTCTACGATACCTATAACTCCCCAGACAATCTCGACTCGATCTTCGTAGTGATGTCCGATCAGAATCCTCCATCACCAGGAGCTGAAGAAGTGGAGGCAGAGTACGGTGGTGAGGAGGAAGTCAGCCGGGACGAGCAAGACACAACGGGGAATGAAATACACAGAGTCCTATCAGGAGGTATCCTCGGAGCACCGGTAGTTCCGTCAGTGTCACACCCCCCGATGCTACAGGAATGCAAACCCGAGTGTCGGGGCTTTAAATCAGAGGTGTGCGCAACAGTGGGAGGTAAACCGCGCTGTATCTGTCGGCCCGGTTTTGCGAGAATGTTCCCCGATCGTCCTTGCAAACCGACCTACACGTACACCATGAAACTACCACTGGAAAGAGTTGGACGGGAGGAAATCAAGTACGAGAAGATGGTGTTGAACAATACTTCATCATCGGGATTCAAGCGTCTTGTGTCGTCAGCTCAAGAAGCCCTCGATCGGACGCTGATGCAGAGCGATCTGAGGGACATCTACAGGGGAGTGGTGATCACGAGATTCCATAAATCCGAGGATCATCCTGCAGAGGTTGAATTCCACGTGCAACTAACAGACAACGCTCACGAGGCCACTCTGAAGGAGACCATGAAGAAGTATCTCATGTCAAGCAATTATTCGTTGGGAGGAACGCATGTTTTTGCATCGCCGAACCTCGCAATGATTGACGCGAGGGACTTTGACGAGTGCACCACCGAGGAAGGAGCTCCCCATCACGATTGCTCTCCTCACGCAGCTTGCTTCAACATCCGCGGATCTTACCAGTGCTCATGCAAGGAGGGCTGGGCGGATCTGTCGGAGAACCCGACGTATCCTGGTAGAATTTGCTCGCAGGCGCCATTGGGATGCGCCAGGTGCAATAACAAAGGGAATTGCATCGGTAATTCCTACGGGCAGGAGGTTTGCGAGTGCTTCCCCTGGCACAGTGGTCAGCGTTGCCAGGTGAATCTCAAGGTCCTGCTGATAGCACTGGTTACCACTGGAGCCATTCTCCTGGGGCTGTTGGGGGTCTGTCTAGCCCTCGCCTGCTTCAGAACTCCCAGGTTGGCTGCGCATAAGCTGAAGAAGGGACGACTCTCCGGGGACAAACGTGCGATGATTTCGAGTGTAAATGGGGGGGATACAAGCAGTGAGGGAAGTGTGGCGGATCTTGCGATTCCTCATCACGTTCCTCATGTACTGCCCCCTCCTCCCAGGGCGAATGCTCCTGTGCCTCCGTTACCTCCGGCACCGCCGAAAGAAACGCAGAAGGGAAAGGGCCGGCACAATTATGCTAAGCATCATCAGAAGAAGTATTCGGGAGAGGTAGGTGGCGAGGATCAGAGGGGACTGAGTGTTATGATACCGAGGGCCAAGTACAGGTCAATGGGACAGGGCCAGTACAAACAGCCCATCACGTCCTTTTCAGCTGATGAACACAAGTTGATTAGTTACCTCGAGGGGAGCAACAGAAAGCAGAGTCTCGCTAGTACGACGAAGGAGTTCATGAAGAGGGATTTCGAGGAGTCTACCATCAGGGTCGTCAAGAGTCCTCCAAACACTGGGGCCCTGGTGAGTGCCGGCTTCCAGGTATCAGCGACAGTTACTAGGGCTGCCGATGATGATTCCACTATTGGGGAGGGAACTCTCGAGCCCTCGACTCTGAAGACGTTGAGGAGTGTGGACTATCAGGACGGTACGTCGACACTGGCTAGGTCGTGCGAGGCCACCACCATTCAGGCGACGACGAAACTCATCAGACTGGATCTTGCGGAGGACGACGGAGAGAACTCCGGGAAACAGAATAGTCGGGGGTCTAAGGATACTAGGGACGCGAGAGACAGCGCCAGTGAGGGACCCATTACAGCGGAGAGGGATCTGGGGAGCACGCTCAGACTACGGCATACGCCGTTGTATAATCCAGACAGAGCG GTCAGCGATCGTGACTCTAACTTTGATTCGCTGTGA